CTCAGTcagtgatgaagatgaggaagtCATTTTCAGGCAGCAAGAGATAGCGGCAGCAAGTGAGGATAGTTctactgaggaggaggaggagacggatCAAAAGTCCAAAAAAGCCAAAGGATTCAGGTGACAGCTAGGGACACTTACATGTGCGATCTTGCAGAAACCTCTTAAGTGCAAACCATAATAATTGTATTATGTAATATCTGATGTGAAAAACGCAAACCTATTGTATGGTCGTAATATTTACTGAACTTGGAATGCTAACCAGCTAACTTCAGTCTGTACTTGCTTCTTATACAGTACGGCTTTGTCCACACAGCATTGCACAGTTGTACACAATGCATGCCTGCACAATGTACATGTTGTGTTTTGTCTGTATTTTTGGTTTTGGATTTATAAGAATAATGTGTGTAGTTCATCATAAGGGAGAGATTAGTATCTGGGGTACTTACAAATATTGACAAAGTAAGAAGTTAACTCATTTCATAACTGTGCACGTACTACctctctgtgttttttttcacagctgGCGGAAGAAGAGGTTTGAGCAACAGTCAACAGCAACTGCCAGTGAATTCAGAGCACCTGATGAGCTGTATCCTCCTCGTAGCTACTTTGCCCGTTTTTTTGATGACGATCTGTTTCAGCATATTGCTGAACAGACAAATCTCTACAGTTGTCAACAAATTGGAGCCAGCATTAACACCACTTTGGATGAGCTCAAGTCATTTGTTGGCATTAAGCTAATCATGGGAGTGGTAAGAATGCCATCTATGGATGATTATTGGGCAGAAGGCACACGTTATCCCAAAATAGCTGATGTGATGCcggtaaaaatgtttaaatgccTCTCAAGATTCATCCACTTTCAGGATAATGAAACATCGAACCCTGCCCAGGATCGGCTCTGCAAAGTCACACCAGTGCTGGACCATGTAAGGAAGAAATGTCTGGAAATTGATAGCGAGAATCAGTTCTCCATAGACGAGATGATGGTCCCTTACAAGGTAACAAAGGCTGGGTCTCTCCGACAATATCTTCCAAGCAAACCTCACCATTGGGGTATCAAGATCTTTGTTCGAGCAGGTGTTTCTGGGATAGTGTATGATTTCCTCACATACACTGGAAAGAGCACATTTGGCATAGCACAGGGTCCTGTCAAAGAAATTGGAGTTGGAGCCAATGTTGTTGTTCAACTCTGCAAGACCATCAGGAACCCCTCAGAGTGTGTGGTCTATTTTGACAACTTTTTCACCTCTCTACCACTCATTGTGCACCTGAAGGAGTCCTTTGGCTTGCGAAGTCTGGGAACCATCCTCAAGAACAGGCTAAAGGGATGTATCCTTAAGGATGACCGTGCTCTGCTGAGGCAAGGAAGGGGCAGCTATGACTACAGGGTGGATAATGAGGCAGAAGTGGCTGTTTTAAAATGGGTTGACAACAAAGCAGTCACTCTAGCTAGCTCCTGTGCTGCTGTAAGCCCTCTTAAAGAAGTCAGACGATTCtccagagagaagagaagaagagttgGTGTTCCTTGCCCAAACATTGTGTCACAATACAATTTCCACATGGGAGGAGTTGACCTTCTTGACATGATGGTGCCCTTGTACCGCACCCCTGCAAAATCACACCAGTGGTACATGTGCCTCTTTTGGCAAATGGCTGATATAGCCATCAACAATGGATGGCTACTCTATCGCCGAGATGCCAAAAGCCTTGGTATGCAAAAGCACAAAAAGCTGAAGACATTCAGGTTGGAGGTTGCAGATGCACTTATCAACGGtggaaagaagaagggaaggCCCTCCAAGGGAAGGGAGGAGGATGTGCACAGTCCCACCAGGTGCATCCAAAGACCAACAACCCCAAGACCTGTGGCTGATGTCCGCTATGATCAAGTGGATCACTTCCCGGTTTTCATTGACAAGGGAAGGTGCAGGTTTTGCTCAGATGGACAGACAACAATCTACTGTCAGAAATGTGGTGTTCGTCTATGCATCGTCACTGGGAAAAGCCCACGCAACTGCTTCCAAATATTCCACAAAAAGTGAATAAAGAGAGGAAGTGAGAGGCATTGTAGTTCATTTTTATGTGCCTTGTcctttttaaatcagttttgtttttacgTTACTTTTTATGCAGCAAAAGGTGATGAAAGATGTTCCTGTTGGAGGTTTCATTGGTAAAACTGAAAGAAATCAATTTTAAAATTAGTATGTATGATGTAAATGACAACAATGTATAATATATGTTCATCAAATTAAACATTGAAATGTTTACCATTTTGACTCCGTTTATACAGGATACAGGATAGGGCAACGTATCTTGGGAGATACAACTCATAAAATCTAAAAtatacacaaaaaaaatgttttaattgtggaAATGTTTTACTTAGGGGCAAATGAGATAAGTAGTGacattgaaattattttttacaactcattTTCCACTCCTGCCTGTTTAagggttaaaggggacctattatggcatctaatacctgttttaaacaggccttgaatgtcttaaaaacaagcttttgattgtttttgctaaataaattagaaattcagcctctgagccatgtctttatcttcccattctctaacctcacgGGGTCacaagggtctgctggagtttatcccagccaatttcaggtgagaggcaggagctccaccctggacaggtcaccagtccatcactggGCCACATAGATAACACACTCACAGCTACGGGCAATTTATCTGATTAATAATGTGACAAAGAAAATAAGAACACAGCTGTTGCccagagtagaactaaaacatttggtgatgctgcttttatccacgatgctccaaaactgtggaacagcctgaggatctgagaggagctggaaatgtggacatttttaaacgtagactcatttaagattaagattcccagaatattcaaatcttTTGAgatttcttaagctgtaagccatgatcagcaatattaaaataataaaaggcttgcaatatttcagttgatttgtaatgaatccagaatgtatgacatttctgtttttgtaattgcattacagaaaatcacaatattctaattttctgagacggtcctgtatgttgtatgtcagtgtgcattggtctcccagtttttattttatttttatttgtattatgcttatttttcagtcaaattgttaagcactttgtatttcatggatgaaaggtgctatacagtATAAATCAaatctgattgattgattgattgattgattgattgattgattgattgattgattgattgattgattgattgattgattgattgattgattgattgattgacatgCATGATCGCTTAACCATTCAGTCTTAATGGGAAAATATACTTAGTCAAGAAGATCATGAAAATGAGTTCCACTTTCAGTCCCTGAATAATGATAGCATTAAACTTGAGCAAGTCAATGATGAGCAAAAAGGGATATCTGATTTCTTTCTCATGGGGTTATTGCTCAATTTCAACTTTTAATTAAAAGTTTGCAAGGGAAAATGCAGTTGCATATACGATTCTGCTTTGCAGAATATTGTACAGACCTTGAGCAACCAAATATGTAATTGCGATCACTGTGATGAAGTTTGTGAGTGTCATGGCCTGAAAGGTCATCTCCCGAGTCCATCAGGAGCACAGGCGTGTTAGTAATGTGTCCTTAGTAATGTCTCCATCATCACTAGGATCTGACGCATTCGCTCTTTTCACCCCCACCCTTCACAGACGTGCTTGTGTAACCCCTCCCTCCTCTACTGTCTGTAAACTATATAAATTACCGCTGACGGTGCGTAGAACCAAGGTGCAGCGACCTGAAGACTAGATCGGCACTCCAGAGGAGAGAAGGGGAAACATCCTTGACAACGCACCGAGCTCCTGCTGTAGTTAGAATCCACCTGTGGCTCCGACTCCTCTCTGAACCTCCCAGTCTCTCAAAGTAAGTCTTCATATTCTCCCGTCTGTCTATTTACAATAACCAGCTCACgggaaattattattataagccAATCAGTTGTTTCAGCTTATGTATATGATGTTgattttgattgattttgattttgagtttttatttcggtccatttggatacaacataatacaacataaaaaaggtccaatattttaaatggcaCCGAAAAGGTTTAGGCTGAAGCCGAGGCTTATTATGactacccttttatgaacctccactcaggaggttttatacaaaacaaaactaatcatttggattcaaacattgaaaaagaatggttATATTTGACAAGTAACAGAGGAATctagacaagaagcaaagacaaaaaaacaaagacaaaaacaaaacaaaaacatactaTGAATTGCAAGGAGTGATAAATTAAGTGGTTTTTGGCTAGGGACTGTACAGTGCGGAGAGCAGAGGTTAAGAGTAGGGTGTGTAAAAATAATTTACATGTTATGGAAAGCAC
This window of the Cololabis saira isolate AMF1-May2022 chromosome 21, fColSai1.1, whole genome shotgun sequence genome carries:
- the LOC133421599 gene encoding piggyBac transposable element-derived protein 3-like translates to MRERMRVIPASSSDSDSDSVSDEDEEVIFRQQEIAAASEDSSTEEEEETDQKSKKAKGFSWRKKRFEQQSTATASEFRAPDELYPPRSYFARFFDDDLFQHIAEQTNLYSCQQIGASINTTLDELKSFVGIKLIMGVDNETSNPAQDRLCKVTPVLDHVRKKCLEIDSENQFSIDEMMVPYKVTKAGSLRQYLPSKPHHWGIKIFVRAGVSGIVYDFLTYTGKSTFGIAQGPVKEIGVGANVVVQLCKTIRNPSECVVYFDNFFTSLPLIVHLKESFGLRSLGTILKNRLKGCILKDDRALLRQGRGSYDYRVDNEAEVAVLKWVDNKAVTLASSCAAVSPLKEVRRFSREKRRRVGVPCPNIVSQYNFHMGGVDLLDMMVPLYRTPAKSHQWYMCLFWQMADIAINNGWLLYRRDAKSLGMQKHKKLKTFRLEVADALINGGKKKGRPSKGREEDVHSPTRCIQRPTTPRPVADVRYDQVDHFPVFIDKGRCRFCSDGQTTIYCQKCGVRLCIVTGKSPRNCFQIFHKK